The Chelonoidis abingdonii isolate Lonesome George chromosome 9, CheloAbing_2.0, whole genome shotgun sequence genome has a segment encoding these proteins:
- the DPP8 gene encoding dipeptidyl peptidase 8 isoform X1, with product MAAAMETEQLGLEIFGTAESKEHAEAKEQPKLEPFYVERYSWSQLKKLLTDTRKYHGYMVAKAPHDFMFVKKNDPEGPHSDRIYYLAMSGENRENTLFYSEIPKTINKAEVLMLSWKPLLDLFQASLDYGMYSREEELLRERKRIGTVGIASYDYHRESGTFLFQAGSGIYHVKDGGPHGFTQQPIRPNLVETSCPNIRMDPKLCPADPNWIAFIHSNDIWISNILTREERRLTFVHNELANLEEDPRSAGVATFVLQEEFDRYTGYWWCPNAEPTVTRGKILRILYEENDESEVEIIHVTSPMLETRRTDSFRYPKTGTANPKVTFKMSEITVDAEGRIAAVVDKELVQPFEILFEGVEYIARAGWTPEGKYAWSILLDRSQTRLQIVLVSPALFIAVEDDAMERQKLIDAVPDSVTPLIIYEETTDIWINIHDIFHVFPQTRQDKIEFIFASECQTGFRHLYKITSVLKESRYKRSCGGLPAPSDFKCPIKEELAITSGEWEVLGRHGSNIRVDEAKKLVYFEGTKDSPLEHHLYVVSYENPGEVKRLTDRSYSHACSVSQDCDMFISKFSNQKNPHCVSLYRMTGSEDDVVHRTKEFWATVLDSAGPLPDYVPPEIFSFESSSGFTLYGMMYKPHHLQPGKKYPTVLFIYGGPQVQLVNNRFKGVKYFRLNTLASLGYVVVVIDNRGSCHRGLKFEGAFKYKMGQIEIDDQVEGLQYLASQYDFIDLDRVGIHGWSYGGYLSLMALMQRSDFFRVAIAGAPVTLWIFYDTGYTERYMGHPDHNEQGYYLGSVAMQAEKFPSEPHRLLLLHGFLDENVHFAHTSILLSFLVRVGKPYDLQIYPQERHSIRVPESGEHYELHLLHYLQENLGSHIAALKAM from the exons ATGGCAGCAGCCATGGAAACTGAACAGCTGGGTCTTGAAATCTTTGGAACGGCTGAGAGCAAGGAGCATGCTGAGGCCAAGGAGCAACCAAAGCTGGAACCCTTCTACGTAGAGAGATATTCCTGGAGTCAGCTTAAAAAACTGCTCACAGACACTAGGAAATATCATGGCTACATGGTGGCCAAGGCTCCTCATGATTTCATGTTTGTGAAGAAAAATGACCCTGAAGGACCCCATTCAGATAGGATCTACTATCTGG CCATGTCTGGTGAGAACAGGGAGAACACGCTGTTCTATTCAGAAATTCCCAAAACCATAAACAAAGCTGAAGTCCTAATGCTTTCCTGGAAACCCCTTTTGGATCTCTTTCAG GCTTCTCTAGACTACGGGATGTATTCTCGCGAAGAAGAATTACTCCGAGAGAGAAAGCGCATTGGGACAGTCGGGATTGCCTCTTACGATTATCACAGAGAAAGCGGCACCTTTCTGTTTCAGGCTGGCAGTGGAATTTACCACGTAAAAGATGGTGGCCCTCATGGATTTACT CAACAGCCCATAAGGCCCAATTTAGTGGAGACCAGTTGTCCAAACATACGGATGGATCCAAAACTGTGCCCAGCTGATCCAAACTGGATTGCATTTATCCATAGCAATGACATCTGGATATCTAATATACTAACCAGAGAAGAAAGGAGGCTAACTTTTGTCCATAACG AATTGGCCAACCTAGAAGAGGATCCCAGATCTGCTGGGGTAGCTACTTTTGTGCTTCAGGAGGAATTTGATAGATACACTGGCTACTGGTGGTGTCCGAATGCTGAGCCAA CTGTCACCAGAGGCAAAATTCTTAGGATTCTTTATGAAGAAAATGATGAGTCAGAGGTGGAAATTATTCATGTCACATCACCCATGCTGGAGACCAGGAGGACAGATTCCTTTAGATATCCCAAAACAG GTACAGCAAATCCAAAGGTCACTTTCAAGATGTCTGAAATAACAGTTGATGCTGAAGGAAGA ATTGCAGCTGTCGTGGATAAAGAATTAGTGCAGCCATTCGAGATCCTGTTTGAAGGAGTCGAGTATATTGCGAGAGCTGGATGGACTCCAGAAGGAAAATA TGCCTGGTCCATCTTGCTGGATCGCTCCCAAACACGGCTACAGATAGTGTTGGTCTCCCCTGCATTATTTATCGCAGTAGAAGATGATGCTATGGAAAGACAGAAACTAATAGACGCTGTGCCTGACTCTGTTACGCCACTTATTATTTATGAAGAAACAACAGACATCTGGATAAAt ATCCATGATATCTTCCACGTTTTCCCTCAAACCCGTCAAGACAAGATAGAGTTTATTTTTGCCTCTGAATGTCAAACGGGGTTCCGGCACCTGTACAAAATCACCTCGGTTTTGAAGGAGAGCAGATACAAGCGATCATGTGGAGGTCTCCCTGCTCCAA GTGACTTCAAGTGTCCCATCAAAGAGGAATTAGCAATTACCAGTGGAGAATGGGAAGTGCTTGGTAGACATGGTTCCAAT ATCCGCGTGGATGAAGCAAAGAAACTGGTGTATTTTGAAGGCACAAAGGATTCCCCTTTAGAGCATCACCTGTACGTCGTTAGCTACGAGAATCCCGGAGAGGTGAAGCGGCTGACAGATCGTAGTTATTCTCACGCCTGCTCCGTTAGTCAG GACTGTGACATGTTCATCAGTAAATTCAGTAACCAGAAGAACCCGCACTGTGTGTCACTGTACAGGATGACTGGTTCTGAAGATGATGTTGTTCACAGAACGAAGGAATTCTGGGCCACCGTTCTAGATTCGGCAG GTCCTCTTCCCGACTATGTTCCCCCAGAAATCTTCTCCTTTGAGAGTTCCTCAGGCTTTACACTGTATGGCATGATGTACAAACCTCACCACCTACAACCTGGGAAGAAATACCCCACTGTCCTCTTCATATACGGAGGGCCTCAG gtgcagctggtgaaCAATCGGTTTAAAGGAGTCAAGTATTTTCGCTTGAACACACTGGCCTCGCTGGGTTACGTAGTTGTTGTAATTGACAACAGGGGGTCCTGCCACCGAGGGCTTAAGTTTGAAGGTGCCTTTAAATACAAAATG GGTCAAATAGAAATTGACGACCAAGTGGAAGGGCTGCAGTATTTAGCATCCCAGTATGACTTCATTGATTTAGACCGAGTTGGCATTCATGGCTGGTCCTATGGAGGATACCTGTCTCTGATGGCATTAATGCAGAGGTCAGACTTCTTCAGG GTTGCCATTGCTGGAGCACCAGTCACACTGTGGATATTCTATGACACGGGCTACACAGAGCGTTACATGGGACACCCTGATCACAACGAGCAGGGATATTATCTAGGATCAGTGGCCATGCAAGCGGAGAAGTTTCCTTCAGA ACCGCACCGTCTGTTGCTGCTGCATGGCTTCTTGGACGAGAATGTTCACTTTGCACACACAAGTATATTGCTGAGTTTTTTAGTGAGGGTTGGAAAACCATATGATTTACAG atTTACCCTCAGGAAAGACACAGCATAAGGGTCCCCGAGTCTGGAGAGCATTATGAACTCCATCTGCTGCATTATCTGCAAGAGAATCTTGGCTCTCACATTGCTGCCCTGAAGGCAATGTAA
- the DPP8 gene encoding dipeptidyl peptidase 8 isoform X2, with translation MAAAMETEQLGLEIFGTAESKEHAEAKEQPKLEPFYVERYSWSQLKKLLTDTRKYHGYMVAKAPHDFMFVKKNDPEGPHSDRIYYLAMSGENRENTLFYSEIPKTINKAEVLMLSWKPLLDLFQASLDYGMYSREEELLRERKRIGTVGIASYDYHRESGTFLFQAGSGIYHVKDGGPHGFTQQPIRPNLVETSCPNIRMDPKLCPADPNWIAFIHSNDIWISNILTREERRLTFVHNELANLEEDPRSAGVATFVLQEEFDRYTGYWWCPNAEPTVTRGKILRILYEENDESEVEIIHVTSPMLETRRTDSFRYPKTGTANPKVTFKMSEITVDAEGRIAAVVDKELVQPFEILFEGVEYIARAGWTPEGKYAWSILLDRSQTRLQIVLVSPALFIAVEDDAMERQKLIDAVPDSVTPLIIYEETTDIWINIHDIFHVFPQTRQDKIEFIFASECQTGFRHLYKITSVLKESRYKRSCGGLPAPSDFKCPIKEELAITSGEWEVLGRHGSNIRVDEAKKLVYFEGTKDSPLEHHLYVVSYENPGEVKRLTDRSYSHACSVSQDCDMFISKFSNQKNPHCVSLYRMTGSEDDVVHRTKEFWATVLDSAGPLPDYVPPEIFSFESSSGFTLYGMMYKPHHLQPGKKYPTVLFIYGGPQVQLVNNRFKGVKYFRLNTLASLGYVVVVIDNRGSCHRGLKFEGAFKYKMGQIEIDDQVEGLQYLASQYDFIDLDRVGIHGWSYGGYLSLMALMQRLPLLEHQSHCGYSMTRATQSVTWDTLITTSRDII, from the exons ATGGCAGCAGCCATGGAAACTGAACAGCTGGGTCTTGAAATCTTTGGAACGGCTGAGAGCAAGGAGCATGCTGAGGCCAAGGAGCAACCAAAGCTGGAACCCTTCTACGTAGAGAGATATTCCTGGAGTCAGCTTAAAAAACTGCTCACAGACACTAGGAAATATCATGGCTACATGGTGGCCAAGGCTCCTCATGATTTCATGTTTGTGAAGAAAAATGACCCTGAAGGACCCCATTCAGATAGGATCTACTATCTGG CCATGTCTGGTGAGAACAGGGAGAACACGCTGTTCTATTCAGAAATTCCCAAAACCATAAACAAAGCTGAAGTCCTAATGCTTTCCTGGAAACCCCTTTTGGATCTCTTTCAG GCTTCTCTAGACTACGGGATGTATTCTCGCGAAGAAGAATTACTCCGAGAGAGAAAGCGCATTGGGACAGTCGGGATTGCCTCTTACGATTATCACAGAGAAAGCGGCACCTTTCTGTTTCAGGCTGGCAGTGGAATTTACCACGTAAAAGATGGTGGCCCTCATGGATTTACT CAACAGCCCATAAGGCCCAATTTAGTGGAGACCAGTTGTCCAAACATACGGATGGATCCAAAACTGTGCCCAGCTGATCCAAACTGGATTGCATTTATCCATAGCAATGACATCTGGATATCTAATATACTAACCAGAGAAGAAAGGAGGCTAACTTTTGTCCATAACG AATTGGCCAACCTAGAAGAGGATCCCAGATCTGCTGGGGTAGCTACTTTTGTGCTTCAGGAGGAATTTGATAGATACACTGGCTACTGGTGGTGTCCGAATGCTGAGCCAA CTGTCACCAGAGGCAAAATTCTTAGGATTCTTTATGAAGAAAATGATGAGTCAGAGGTGGAAATTATTCATGTCACATCACCCATGCTGGAGACCAGGAGGACAGATTCCTTTAGATATCCCAAAACAG GTACAGCAAATCCAAAGGTCACTTTCAAGATGTCTGAAATAACAGTTGATGCTGAAGGAAGA ATTGCAGCTGTCGTGGATAAAGAATTAGTGCAGCCATTCGAGATCCTGTTTGAAGGAGTCGAGTATATTGCGAGAGCTGGATGGACTCCAGAAGGAAAATA TGCCTGGTCCATCTTGCTGGATCGCTCCCAAACACGGCTACAGATAGTGTTGGTCTCCCCTGCATTATTTATCGCAGTAGAAGATGATGCTATGGAAAGACAGAAACTAATAGACGCTGTGCCTGACTCTGTTACGCCACTTATTATTTATGAAGAAACAACAGACATCTGGATAAAt ATCCATGATATCTTCCACGTTTTCCCTCAAACCCGTCAAGACAAGATAGAGTTTATTTTTGCCTCTGAATGTCAAACGGGGTTCCGGCACCTGTACAAAATCACCTCGGTTTTGAAGGAGAGCAGATACAAGCGATCATGTGGAGGTCTCCCTGCTCCAA GTGACTTCAAGTGTCCCATCAAAGAGGAATTAGCAATTACCAGTGGAGAATGGGAAGTGCTTGGTAGACATGGTTCCAAT ATCCGCGTGGATGAAGCAAAGAAACTGGTGTATTTTGAAGGCACAAAGGATTCCCCTTTAGAGCATCACCTGTACGTCGTTAGCTACGAGAATCCCGGAGAGGTGAAGCGGCTGACAGATCGTAGTTATTCTCACGCCTGCTCCGTTAGTCAG GACTGTGACATGTTCATCAGTAAATTCAGTAACCAGAAGAACCCGCACTGTGTGTCACTGTACAGGATGACTGGTTCTGAAGATGATGTTGTTCACAGAACGAAGGAATTCTGGGCCACCGTTCTAGATTCGGCAG GTCCTCTTCCCGACTATGTTCCCCCAGAAATCTTCTCCTTTGAGAGTTCCTCAGGCTTTACACTGTATGGCATGATGTACAAACCTCACCACCTACAACCTGGGAAGAAATACCCCACTGTCCTCTTCATATACGGAGGGCCTCAG gtgcagctggtgaaCAATCGGTTTAAAGGAGTCAAGTATTTTCGCTTGAACACACTGGCCTCGCTGGGTTACGTAGTTGTTGTAATTGACAACAGGGGGTCCTGCCACCGAGGGCTTAAGTTTGAAGGTGCCTTTAAATACAAAATG GGTCAAATAGAAATTGACGACCAAGTGGAAGGGCTGCAGTATTTAGCATCCCAGTATGACTTCATTGATTTAGACCGAGTTGGCATTCATGGCTGGTCCTATGGAGGATACCTGTCTCTGATGGCATTAATGCAGAG GTTGCCATTGCTGGAGCACCAGTCACACTGTGGATATTCTATGACACGGGCTACACAGAGCGTTACATGGGACACCCTGATCACAACGAGCAGGGATATTATCTAG